One Varibaculum prostatecancerukia genomic window, GGATTCGCACTGCGGCTACGGGGAGTTAAGCTGCCGCTGCGGCTGCTAGCCGCCAGCTATGGAACCGCCGATCTGGCTTTAAGCGCGGCATCGTTTCCGAAAGTTGACCCGCCCACCAGTAAAGCTGCCAGCTTACCCTTGATTTTCCCCGCCCTCCATATTGCCTATGGCATCGGCACTTGGAAGGGAATAATAGAGGGACTAAAAGAGACATTCCAAGGAGGGCGAGGGTGAATCTTGATTCCCTGCACGACTTGAAAAGTAAGCTGCAGCTGCGCTGGCATTTATATAAAAACCGACAGCTTTTGAATCGGGAAGTAACCATTATTTCCAATAACTGTATTGCGGGGGTCATATATCATGATTGCGGTTTACGATTTCTTTCCCCTACTGTGAACCTTTGGTTTCCGACTGAAGATTTTTTCACCTACGCGGCCAACCTCCTTGAGTACTCCCCACAACAGGGAGCAGAACTACGTGAGATTTTTGAGGAGGGAATCAGTTACCCCCTGGGGTTACTAACTCCAAAATCTGCGGATCTGCCCGCGATAAAGCTTTACTTTCAGCATTACCCCAGCTTTGAACTTGCCAAAGAAAAATGGGAGCAGCGTTCAAGGCGAATAAACTTGGAAAACATTTGTATGATTTTTGAGTGTTCGCAACCCATTGCCGAAAACAGCCCTATTCCAGAGCTTTTTCGCGCGGCTCCCTATTCCCATAAAGTTATAGTTACCAGTAAGCATTCGGTAACTGGCGCAGGCACTGAAGTTGTACATCTTCCGGTATATGACTTGCCAGGGTATCAGCCGGGAAAGCTTTTCACCACCAAAAGTAAACTGTCTTTATCCCGGTGGCTTGATGATTTCAATTATGTAGAGTTTTTAAATCGCACTAAAGGAAAGCTGCTTCCCGCGATACTCAAGTAGATTGTCAGCACTCCCTAGAGTCAATGTTCGAAAACAGGGATCACGAATAATCTCTAGCTGACAAATGAGGATGCCAAATAACGCGACTTCACTGCCCGCATCATTATAATTTCTCGAAGATTAAAAAGTTCAACAGACTTAACTATTCGTAAGTTTTGACATTAGTTTTAAGCTTTACGTTCGTTAAGTATCAATTTTTGATAGCGATTTACAAGTAACTGCGAGGCTTGCCTAATATCGAAACCCTTCTGGGCAACTAGCTTATCTGCCCCTTCTAAACGATTTGTCGGCAGGGATAGGACAGTTTCCGCCCAACGATCCGGCGGGTCACCTAAGCCCTGCTGCCGATAGCTAGGAAGAATTCTAGCTTCCGCCGGTACCTGGCTACTCGCCAGACAAGGCAGACCATTGGTCTGTGCTTCTACCAGCACAATCCCAAAGCCTTCATGGAGAGAAGGCAAACAGAAACTATCCATGGCGCTTAGAAGCGCGCCTATATCTGTACGAAGACCCGCAAAATGCACCGAATCTGCAATCCCAAGTTTCTTAACTCGGGTCTCAACTGCGGGACGCAGAGCGCCACCTTCACCCACTAAGAGGAGACATGCATCGGGGCGGCGCCGCTTTACCTCAGCAAAGACCTGCACTAATAATTCATGGTTCTTCAGGGCTACGAAGCGCCCTATATGTCCGAGCACAAAAGCATCCGGGGAAATGTTGAACTCGCTTCGCACTTCCGCTCTTTGTTGGGGGTTAAATAAGAAATGCTCCAAACTGATTGCGTTATTGATTACTGTGAATGAGGCAGTAGAAGTTATGCGTTTACCAAAAGCCGCGTTTCCCGCTGCTATGGAAGCTGCCCAAAAGTCAGTAGCCAGATAGGGCAGGGAACGATAGAGTAACCAGTTTCGTACACTGCCTATTAGGTGCTCAGAATATTTTTCGGAATGACTATGCGCGATTCGCACCTTCACTCCATATTTTTTTGCAAGCGTGAAAATCACCGGATTCAAATAAAGATCGTGAAGTTGCACCGCATCATATTCACCAACGTGAGCCCGGAAAAAATCCTCGACCGCTTTCCAATACTGCGGGAATCCCCTAAGCCCAGGTTCGGGGGTCAGAAATACCCTCCCCCCGAGTTCTTCGATTTCCGCCCGAAAGGTGTAGTCATTTTCCCAGAACACCAGGAAATCAAAGGTAACTTCTTTGGCAATGTGACGATAGTAATTCATCATCGCTTGTGCTACCCCAGAAACCTGAGCGCACGAAGCCATCACCTGTAAGACTCTCACGGTAATCTCGCTACTATGCCAGTTTTAGTTCCCGGAAACCAGTTTTGTTTCCCGCAGCGTAATCACTGGAATTCTCATCGGCTCGGAGTCGGGACGGGCTATTAAATAACCCATGATAATCAGCAAAATCCCGAACATGTAATCTAAGCCTAGGAATGAATCAGTCAGGAACATAACTCCGCTCATTATCGTCAGCCAGGCCGCGCCCAAGAAGAAATCGGACCAATCGGGGTGACGCAGCTTTATCGCTTTTCCATAGCTAACCAGACATCCCAAGAAAAACACCAGGTAGATCCCAAATCCGAGAGCTCCGTAGCTGATTAAAACATCAAGATAGGAGTTGTGCACGTGATAGCCCCGCTCCAATAATTTCTGCTCAGCGCGTAGTTTCTCCGCTTTCGCGTATTCATCAGTGTTGTAGGGGCCAATACCGACTACCGGGTGCCCTTTCCAAAGCTCGAGGGTTTCTTCCCAGATGTAAATGCGCGCTGATTTAGTGGAATCTCCTTTATTTACGCGAAGCATACTCACGTCATCTGCCATCTTCCAATCAGAACTGGTTTTCTTAGATCCGGCAGGGTGAATTAGTTCAAAAACTTGAGTGTAATAGGAAATTTCTCCCTCCACCAGGGCATCTATATTGGCATTAACCGTGGTGTAGCCAAAACCCCCGATAAGGATTACCCACACCACCAGCAGAGCTTTCGCTTTTTTCTGTAGATACTCACTGCGCCGGTAATAAAACACGAAAAGGCAAAGACCGGCCACTGCCAGGGTGATTAATAGGGATAAACGGGCTCCTCGAGAATTGCAACCAACGGTAGCGATAACTACCAGAACTAGATTTATCCAATACAAAATTCGGTATCTTATTTTACCGCGCGCGGTAAGGAAGATCTTTTCCTGATAAATCAACGCCCAGGTAGTAACAAAGATACTCACTATTCCAGCGAGTGCAGCGTGATTCGAATCCACATTCATTCCGAAAACGATGAATACTCGATTCCCGGAACCATAGGTCAAAGATTGCACCCCAAGACGGCGCATGGCGCCCGCTAGTTCACCTAGGAAAGTAAAACCCAAGGCAATCATTGCGACCGAAGTAAGCGCCTGTAAACCAGTTATTATCTGTGCGGGCAGCAATACTTTAGCCAGCTCTCTATGGGGTTTGGAGCTGCGCGCTATATAGGCTCCCAGCGGATAAACTAATAACACCGAAACTGCAAGCAGGATTCCGGATTTAATTTGAGTTACCGGATTTACCGCATAGTTTAGGGCTAAGGTAACTACCGCGGCAGGCAGCAGCAACCCCAGCACTTTTATCCAAGGGGTTTTAAAGTAGGAGCGATCCTTTAATAAATAATAAAGAATCAAGGCATATGCCCAGAACAAAAGCAAATACTGTATCGACCCGAGGAACTCGCCTAAAATTACAACTTGCCGCAACACAAGATAAACCAGGTAGACACTCACGCAGTAAACCGGATTCAGCAGGACACTGAAGAGCTTGCGCGCTTGCTTTGGCGCCGTAGGGGTCACAGTTTCATCACTTACTACTGCTTCATTCACATTCTTACTCCACTAAAATAAGCTTTTCATTTGGCTCACTAAAAGATAAATAGAGTTTACCGCATTAGAGTGAGTTCACCTCGCAAGCAGATAGCATTCCCTATGGAATACTGAAGTTATGAGGCTAAGCGTAATCATTCCTTATTATAATTCAGCAGAATTCTTACCGCGTCTGGAAAAAACTTTATCTAACCAGATAAACCCCCGGGGAGAAGCAGAGACTGAAGTTGAAGTCATTGTGGTTGATGATGCCTCTCGCCAAGCAGATCAGACTCTGCTAGCTGAGGTCTCGGCTAGAAATAACTGGCAGCTAGTGACCCTAACTGAAAACCTGGGACCTGGAGGGGCGCGCAATGCCGGAATCTCTGCTGCCAGTGGCGACTACTTAGTGTTTTTAGACTCCGACGATGAGCTCATCCCCGGCTCCCTGGAAATACTTGCGGATGCGTTGA contains:
- a CDS encoding glycosyltransferase, whose protein sequence is MRVLQVMASCAQVSGVAQAMMNYYRHIAKEVTFDFLVFWENDYTFRAEIEELGGRVFLTPEPGLRGFPQYWKAVEDFFRAHVGEYDAVQLHDLYLNPVIFTLAKKYGVKVRIAHSHSEKYSEHLIGSVRNWLLYRSLPYLATDFWAASIAAGNAAFGKRITSTASFTVINNAISLEHFLFNPQQRAEVRSEFNISPDAFVLGHIGRFVALKNHELLVQVFAEVKRRRPDACLLLVGEGGALRPAVETRVKKLGIADSVHFAGLRTDIGALLSAMDSFCLPSLHEGFGIVLVEAQTNGLPCLASSQVPAEARILPSYRQQGLGDPPDRWAETVLSLPTNRLEGADKLVAQKGFDIRQASQLLVNRYQKLILNERKA
- a CDS encoding DUF1919 domain-containing protein; the encoded protein is MNLDSLHDLKSKLQLRWHLYKNRQLLNREVTIISNNCIAGVIYHDCGLRFLSPTVNLWFPTEDFFTYAANLLEYSPQQGAELREIFEEGISYPLGLLTPKSADLPAIKLYFQHYPSFELAKEKWEQRSRRINLENICMIFECSQPIAENSPIPELFRAAPYSHKVIVTSKHSVTGAGTEVVHLPVYDLPGYQPGKLFTTKSKLSLSRWLDDFNYVEFLNRTKGKLLPAILK
- a CDS encoding O-antigen ligase family protein, translating into MNEAVVSDETVTPTAPKQARKLFSVLLNPVYCVSVYLVYLVLRQVVILGEFLGSIQYLLLFWAYALILYYLLKDRSYFKTPWIKVLGLLLPAAVVTLALNYAVNPVTQIKSGILLAVSVLLVYPLGAYIARSSKPHRELAKVLLPAQIITGLQALTSVAMIALGFTFLGELAGAMRRLGVQSLTYGSGNRVFIVFGMNVDSNHAALAGIVSIFVTTWALIYQEKIFLTARGKIRYRILYWINLVLVVIATVGCNSRGARLSLLITLAVAGLCLFVFYYRRSEYLQKKAKALLVVWVILIGGFGYTTVNANIDALVEGEISYYTQVFELIHPAGSKKTSSDWKMADDVSMLRVNKGDSTKSARIYIWEETLELWKGHPVVGIGPYNTDEYAKAEKLRAEQKLLERGYHVHNSYLDVLISYGALGFGIYLVFFLGCLVSYGKAIKLRHPDWSDFFLGAAWLTIMSGVMFLTDSFLGLDYMFGILLIIMGYLIARPDSEPMRIPVITLRETKLVSGN